A part of Streptococcus porcinus genomic DNA contains:
- a CDS encoding DUF368 domain-containing protein: protein MFSILNRLIKGMIIALGFILPGVSGGVLAAILGIYERLIRFLAHIRENFWENVLFFLPVGIGGILGIALFSFPVEYLLKHFQVPILWGFAGAIIGTLPSLIKESTKRSKRDLIDCIWLIMTFVISGVLLYFLNDLVGNIPVNFLSFILAGALIALGVLVPGLSPSNLLLILGLYSPMLNGFKSLDLLGTFLPITIGGILAIAGFSKAMDFALEYHHSRVYHFIIGIILSSTLLILIPVPHSPEAIDYSGAGLFTWGMALLLFGLGIWLGLWMSKLEDKYK from the coding sequence ATGTTTTCTATTTTAAATCGCCTTATAAAAGGTATGATTATTGCTCTTGGCTTCATTTTACCAGGTGTATCTGGTGGCGTCTTAGCAGCTATTTTAGGCATATATGAACGCTTAATCCGTTTTCTAGCCCATATCCGTGAGAATTTTTGGGAGAATGTACTTTTCTTTCTTCCCGTCGGGATTGGTGGTATCTTAGGTATTGCACTCTTTTCCTTCCCTGTAGAATACCTCTTAAAACATTTCCAAGTTCCAATATTGTGGGGCTTTGCTGGAGCAATTATCGGAACTCTTCCTAGTCTAATCAAGGAATCTACCAAACGATCTAAACGTGATTTAATTGATTGTATTTGGCTTATAATGACTTTTGTAATTTCTGGAGTACTACTTTACTTTCTAAACGATTTAGTTGGTAATATTCCCGTTAACTTCTTAAGTTTTATTTTAGCTGGAGCTCTCATCGCCCTTGGTGTACTAGTACCTGGTCTTAGTCCATCAAACCTACTGTTGATTCTTGGTCTATACTCACCGATGCTTAATGGTTTTAAATCTCTTGATTTATTAGGTACCTTTCTCCCAATCACAATTGGTGGCATCTTAGCTATTGCTGGATTTTCAAAAGCAATGGACTTTGCTCTAGAATACCACCATTCACGCGTTTATCATTTTATTATTGGTATTATTTTATCTAGTACCCTTCTGATACTTATCCCTGTTCCACATAGTCCCGAAGCTATTGATTATAGCGGAGCAGGATTATTTACTTGGGGTATGGCTTTGCTTCTATTCGGACTTGGTATTTGGTTAGGTCTATGGATGAGCAAATTAGAGGACAAATACAAATAG
- a CDS encoding NAD(+) diphosphatase, translated as MQKYCQECGAKLIAKELENEGQIPFCKSCDQFRFPSFNTAISLIVVNQSNNKILLIQQYGRPRKILVAGYVGKGENLEETAIRELKEETGLTGLSISFNKSQFFEPSNTLMCNFTVIVKDDSDFQANHEIDAYDWYYPEEARQHIFQNSLAAKFLDHYLDKKK; from the coding sequence ATGCAAAAATACTGTCAAGAATGCGGTGCAAAACTGATTGCCAAGGAATTGGAAAATGAAGGACAAATCCCTTTTTGTAAGTCCTGTGACCAATTTCGTTTCCCAAGTTTCAACACTGCAATTAGCTTAATTGTGGTCAATCAAAGCAATAATAAAATTCTCCTTATCCAACAATATGGTCGCCCGCGAAAAATCCTCGTGGCGGGTTACGTTGGTAAAGGTGAAAACCTTGAAGAGACTGCCATACGGGAATTGAAAGAAGAAACTGGCTTGACAGGCTTGTCAATTTCCTTTAACAAAAGCCAATTCTTTGAACCTTCAAACACTCTCATGTGCAACTTTACAGTAATTGTCAAAGACGACAGTGATTTTCAAGCTAATCACGAGATAGATGCTTACGACTGGTATTATCCTGAGGAAGCACGACAACACATCTTCCAAAATAGCTTAGCAGCTAAGTTTTTAGACCATTATTTAGATAAGAAAAAATAA
- a CDS encoding GNAT family N-acetyltransferase: MEKCKIETDRLIIRPLVTEDYETWYQGFDGRKVAQHAFDDGQLDMSVCDLKWFQQLVARHQELWEKDDTYIFAVFDKNGQHLGMLNIATLARTNMQWGELGYFIHNQYWRKGFAYEALSALVETCWKVLGFHHLETQISPRNRASQQLAEKLGFVYECRRSKFAFEDGEWGDKVIYSKTLHEQPLD; this comes from the coding sequence TTGGAAAAATGTAAAATTGAAACAGATCGCTTAATTATTCGCCCACTTGTTACTGAGGATTACGAAACCTGGTATCAAGGTTTTGATGGCCGGAAAGTTGCACAACATGCTTTTGACGACGGTCAGCTGGATATGTCTGTTTGTGACCTTAAGTGGTTTCAGCAGTTAGTGGCTCGGCATCAAGAGCTTTGGGAAAAGGATGACACCTATATCTTTGCTGTTTTTGATAAGAATGGACAGCACCTTGGTATGCTTAATATTGCCACCTTAGCCCGTACCAACATGCAGTGGGGTGAACTGGGCTATTTCATTCATAACCAGTACTGGCGTAAAGGCTTTGCTTATGAGGCCTTATCAGCGTTAGTAGAGACCTGCTGGAAGGTGCTTGGATTTCACCACTTAGAAACTCAGATCTCTCCTAGAAATAGAGCGTCACAGCAATTGGCTGAAAAGTTAGGTTTTGTCTATGAATGTCGCCGTTCCAAGTTTGCCTTTGAAGATGGGGAGTGGGGGGACAAGGTTATTTATAGTAAAACTTTACATGAGCAACCTTTAGATTAG
- the rpmG gene encoding 50S ribosomal protein L33: MRVNITLEHKESGERLYLTSKNKRNTPDRLQLKKYSPKLRKHVTFTEVK; encoded by the coding sequence ATGCGCGTAAATATTACACTTGAACACAAAGAATCTGGTGAACGCTTGTACCTTACTTCAAAAAACAAACGTAACACTCCAGACCGACTTCAATTGAAAAAATATTCACCAAAATTACGTAAACACGTAACCTTTACTGAAGTAAAATAA
- the hisS gene encoding histidine--tRNA ligase, whose translation MKLQKPKGTQDILPEEAAKWQYVEAVARETFEKYNYGEIRTPMFEHYEVISRSVGDTTDIVTKEMYDFYDKGERHITLRPEGTAPVVRSFVENKLFAPEVQKPVKLYYIGSMFRYERPQAGRLREFHQIGVECFGSANPASDVETIAMANHLFETLGIKDITLHINSLGNPTSRAAYRQALIDYLTPMREQLSKDSQRRLDENPLRVLDSKEKEDKIAVENAPSILDYLDDESQAHFETVKAMLADLEIPYVIDTNMVRGLDYYNHTIFEFMATVDNSELTICAGGRYDGLVSYFNGPETPGFGFGLGLERLLLILEKQGITLPVVPGMDVYVAVLGDRANSKALALVQSLRRQGFKVERDYLGRKIKAQFKSADSFKAKVIMTLGESEVEAGKVTLKNNQSRQEIEASFEEISNDFPRLLSKLV comes from the coding sequence ATGAAACTTCAAAAACCTAAAGGAACTCAGGATATCTTACCTGAAGAAGCTGCTAAGTGGCAATATGTTGAAGCTGTTGCGCGTGAAACATTTGAAAAATATAATTACGGAGAAATCAGGACTCCAATGTTTGAACACTATGAAGTCATTAGCCGATCGGTCGGTGATACGACTGATATTGTGACCAAAGAAATGTATGATTTCTATGACAAGGGGGAGCGTCATATTACGCTTCGTCCGGAAGGGACAGCTCCTGTAGTGCGTTCTTTTGTTGAGAACAAGCTTTTTGCGCCAGAGGTTCAAAAGCCAGTTAAGTTGTATTATATCGGATCAATGTTCCGTTATGAACGTCCGCAAGCGGGGCGTCTGCGTGAGTTCCACCAGATTGGGGTAGAGTGTTTTGGTTCTGCCAACCCAGCCAGTGACGTGGAAACAATTGCTATGGCCAATCATCTTTTTGAAACATTAGGGATTAAAGACATTACTTTACATATCAATAGTTTAGGTAATCCTACTAGTCGTGCTGCTTACCGTCAAGCCTTGATTGATTACTTGACACCTATGCGTGAGCAATTATCTAAAGACAGTCAACGACGTTTGGATGAAAATCCATTGCGGGTTTTGGATTCTAAGGAAAAAGAAGATAAAATAGCTGTTGAGAATGCACCATCGATTTTGGATTATTTAGATGATGAGAGTCAGGCTCACTTTGAAACTGTTAAGGCTATGTTAGCTGACCTTGAAATCCCTTATGTTATTGATACCAATATGGTACGTGGCTTGGATTACTATAACCACACGATTTTTGAGTTCATGGCAACTGTAGATAACTCGGAATTAACTATTTGTGCAGGTGGCCGCTATGATGGTTTGGTTAGCTACTTTAATGGACCAGAAACGCCAGGTTTTGGTTTTGGTTTAGGGCTTGAACGGCTTTTGCTTATTTTGGAAAAGCAGGGCATCACACTCCCTGTAGTACCTGGAATGGATGTTTATGTTGCCGTATTGGGAGATCGTGCTAATAGCAAAGCTTTGGCATTAGTACAGTCCCTTCGTAGACAGGGTTTTAAAGTAGAGCGTGATTATTTAGGACGTAAAATTAAGGCACAATTTAAATCAGCAGATAGTTTTAAAGCGAAAGTGATTATGACTCTTGGCGAAAGTGAAGTTGAAGCTGGCAAAGTAACCCTTAAAAATAACCAAAGTCGTCAAGAAATTGAAGCTAGCTTTGAAGAAATAAGTAACGATTTCCCTAGGTTATTGTCTAAATTAGTTTGA
- a CDS encoding NUDIX hydrolase, translating into MKKTIKDLIEEHKPQPLGEQKQYAVFLPLLWQNERWHILYEVRSQHISQPGEVSFPGGRVERNESYQAAAIRETVEELNVCADSIDIWGEIDYIVQSKRTIHCFVGQLHCQDWKELAYNEEVDHLFVVPLNCLQEIKPVYYELPQRVKEDNNFPFDRIRNGQKYAFSNQVARIPFYEGLEEIIWGMTAQFTDCFIQLIKDNEKE; encoded by the coding sequence ATGAAGAAAACAATTAAGGATTTGATTGAAGAACATAAACCACAACCCTTGGGCGAACAAAAACAGTATGCCGTTTTTTTACCTCTGCTTTGGCAAAATGAAAGGTGGCATATTTTGTATGAGGTAAGGAGTCAACATATTTCACAGCCAGGTGAAGTATCGTTTCCTGGTGGTCGAGTTGAAAGGAATGAATCATATCAAGCTGCTGCTATTAGAGAAACTGTGGAAGAATTAAATGTTTGTGCAGATAGCATTGATATCTGGGGTGAAATTGACTACATTGTACAGTCAAAGCGGACAATTCACTGTTTTGTCGGCCAATTACATTGTCAAGATTGGAAAGAATTAGCATATAATGAAGAAGTTGACCATCTGTTTGTAGTTCCGTTAAACTGCTTACAGGAAATAAAGCCAGTTTATTATGAGTTACCTCAAAGAGTTAAAGAAGACAATAATTTTCCTTTTGATCGGATTCGTAATGGGCAAAAATATGCTTTTTCAAATCAGGTTGCACGCATTCCTTTCTATGAAGGTTTAGAGGAGATAATCTGGGGGATGACTGCTCAGTTTACAGACTGTTTCATTCAATTGATAAAAGATAATGAAAAAGAATAG
- a CDS encoding YitT family protein, protein MIRKTTYKKKVKYVISRGAKKVGLLHALRSISREKYAEKISASILYGILSSIAVNLFFQPGHVYSSGATGLAQVISAVSHRTLGMSLPISLVFYVINLPLLVLAWYKIGHKFTIFTFITVTMSSFFIQIIPQLTLTEDPLINAIFGGLFMGIGVGFGLKSRISSGGTDIVSLTIRKKTGKDVGQIALALNAVIMVFAGILFGWQYALYSMVAIFVSTRITDAIYTKQKKMQAMIVTEQPDKVIKAIHKKLHRGVTCINDAEGTYKHVHKTVLITILTQEEYIGFKVLMLKTDPDAFISVAENVRIIGRFVEDD, encoded by the coding sequence ATGATTAGAAAAACAACTTACAAGAAAAAAGTAAAATATGTTATTAGTCGCGGTGCTAAAAAAGTAGGACTACTACATGCCCTGCGAAGCATTTCTAGGGAGAAATACGCAGAAAAAATTTCTGCTTCTATCTTATATGGGATTCTTTCTAGTATTGCTGTTAATTTATTTTTTCAACCGGGTCATGTCTATTCCAGTGGAGCAACAGGTTTAGCACAAGTTATTTCGGCGGTGAGTCATCGTACTTTAGGAATGTCACTGCCAATTTCACTTGTTTTTTATGTGATAAACCTTCCTTTACTAGTTTTAGCTTGGTATAAAATTGGACATAAATTTACAATTTTCACTTTTATAACAGTTACCATGTCCTCCTTCTTTATTCAGATTATCCCACAGTTGACACTGACAGAAGATCCATTAATAAATGCCATTTTTGGAGGACTTTTTATGGGGATTGGTGTCGGTTTTGGGTTAAAATCACGAATCTCAAGTGGAGGAACTGATATTGTTAGCTTAACTATTCGTAAGAAAACTGGCAAAGATGTGGGGCAGATCGCTCTAGCTCTTAATGCTGTTATTATGGTTTTTGCTGGGATTTTATTTGGTTGGCAATATGCACTTTATTCCATGGTAGCTATATTCGTTAGTACACGGATAACGGATGCTATATATACTAAGCAAAAGAAAATGCAAGCGATGATAGTAACTGAACAACCAGATAAGGTTATAAAAGCTATTCATAAAAAATTACATCGTGGAGTAACATGTATAAATGATGCTGAAGGGACCTATAAACATGTTCATAAGACTGTCCTTATTACCATATTGACTCAGGAGGAGTATATCGGTTTTAAGGTATTAATGTTAAAGACAGATCCAGATGCATTTATCTCTGTGGCCGAAAATGTTCGGATAATAGGCCGTTTTGTTGAAGATGATTAG
- a CDS encoding PadR family transcriptional regulator, producing MYFPVSATLIEFLILSIVKEQDSYGYDISQNIKLVTNIKESTLYPILKKLEKAEYLRTYSQEHQGRRRKYYQLTTEGQTQLAFLEEEWENYKANLDAIIEGSLRHDKN from the coding sequence ATGTATTTTCCCGTATCAGCTACCTTGATTGAATTTTTAATCTTGTCTATTGTCAAAGAGCAGGATTCTTATGGTTACGATATCAGTCAAAACATCAAACTGGTAACCAATATCAAGGAATCAACCCTTTATCCCATCCTCAAAAAGTTGGAAAAGGCCGAGTATCTTAGAACCTATAGCCAAGAACATCAAGGACGTCGACGCAAGTACTATCAATTAACTACAGAAGGACAAACACAACTTGCTTTTCTTGAAGAAGAGTGGGAAAACTACAAAGCAAATTTAGATGCAATTATAGAAGGGAGTCTCCGCCATGACAAGAACTGA
- the aspS gene encoding aspartate--tRNA ligase, with the protein MKRSMYAGHVRSEHIGQELTLKGWVGRRRDLGGLIFIDLRDREGIMQLVINPEETNADVVKNAEAIRSEYVIEVQGVVQERQQANDQLATGSVELKVTELTILNTSKTTPFEIKDAVEVGDETRLRYRYLDLRRPEMLENFKLRAKVTHSIRNYLDDLDFIDVETPMLTKSTPEGARDYLVPSRVSQGHFYALPQSPQITKQLLMNAGFDRYYQIVKCFRDEDLRGDRQPEFTQVDLETSFLSEQEIQDLVEGMIAKVMKDTKGIDVKLPFPRMSYDDAMNFYGSDKPDTRFDMLLQDLTQLVKDVDFKVFSEAPAVKAIVVKDKADQFSRKDIDKLTEFAKQFGAKGLAWVKKVDGLLAGPVAKFLTEIDSRLTEALHITDNDLILFVADELTIANNTLGALRNRLAKELGLIDNKKFNFLWVVDWPMFEWSEEEDRYMSAHHPFTLPTEASAKELEGDLAKVRAVAYDIVLNGYELGGGSLRINHRDMQERMFKALGFTRDAANEQFGFLLEAMDYGFPPHGGLAIGLDRFVMLLAGKDNIREVIAFPKNNKASDPMTQAPSLVSDKQLDELSLQVESHD; encoded by the coding sequence ATGAAACGTAGCATGTATGCTGGACATGTTCGGTCAGAACATATTGGACAAGAACTTACTTTAAAAGGTTGGGTTGGACGTCGTAGAGACTTGGGCGGCCTTATTTTTATTGATTTACGCGACCGTGAAGGTATTATGCAACTTGTTATTAATCCAGAGGAAACTAATGCTGATGTGGTAAAGAATGCAGAGGCTATTCGTAGTGAATATGTTATTGAAGTTCAGGGTGTGGTTCAGGAGCGTCAACAGGCAAATGATCAATTAGCAACAGGTTCTGTCGAGCTAAAAGTTACTGAGTTAACTATTTTAAACACCTCTAAAACAACACCTTTTGAAATTAAAGATGCTGTTGAGGTCGGTGATGAGACTAGACTTCGTTATCGCTATTTAGATTTGCGTCGTCCGGAGATGTTGGAAAACTTCAAGCTACGTGCTAAGGTAACACATTCAATTCGTAATTATTTAGATGATCTCGATTTCATTGATGTTGAAACGCCAATGCTAACCAAGTCCACACCAGAAGGGGCGCGTGACTACTTGGTACCAAGTAGGGTTAGTCAAGGGCATTTCTACGCTTTGCCACAAAGTCCGCAAATCACGAAGCAGCTATTAATGAATGCTGGTTTCGATCGTTATTACCAAATCGTTAAATGTTTCCGTGATGAGGATTTACGTGGTGATCGTCAACCAGAATTTACACAAGTTGACTTGGAAACCTCTTTCTTATCGGAACAGGAAATCCAAGATTTAGTTGAAGGTATGATTGCTAAGGTTATGAAAGACACCAAGGGTATTGACGTCAAACTTCCTTTCCCGAGAATGTCTTATGACGATGCCATGAACTTTTACGGATCTGACAAACCAGATACCCGCTTTGATATGCTCTTGCAAGATTTGACTCAACTTGTAAAAGACGTTGATTTTAAAGTTTTTTCAGAAGCACCAGCAGTTAAAGCTATTGTTGTAAAAGATAAAGCAGATCAATTCTCACGCAAAGATATTGATAAGCTAACTGAGTTTGCTAAGCAGTTTGGTGCAAAAGGTCTAGCCTGGGTGAAGAAGGTAGATGGCTTGCTAGCAGGTCCCGTTGCTAAGTTCTTAACAGAAATTGACAGCAGGTTGACAGAAGCTTTACATATAACTGACAATGACTTAATTTTATTTGTCGCTGATGAATTAACCATTGCCAATAATACACTCGGTGCTCTGCGTAACCGCTTAGCCAAAGAACTCGGTTTAATTGATAACAAAAAATTTAACTTCCTTTGGGTTGTTGACTGGCCGATGTTTGAATGGTCAGAAGAAGAAGACCGTTATATGTCGGCGCATCATCCATTTACACTACCAACAGAAGCATCTGCCAAAGAATTGGAAGGAGATTTAGCCAAGGTTCGAGCTGTAGCTTATGATATTGTTTTAAATGGATATGAACTTGGTGGTGGTAGCCTAAGGATTAATCATAGAGACATGCAAGAACGTATGTTTAAAGCTCTAGGGTTTACAAGAGACGCTGCTAATGAACAATTTGGCTTCCTACTAGAGGCTATGGATTATGGCTTCCCTCCACATGGCGGCTTGGCTATCGGTCTTGATCGTTTTGTAATGTTACTTGCTGGTAAAGATAATATTCGTGAGGTTATCGCTTTCCCTAAAAATAACAAAGCAAGTGATCCAATGACACAGGCACCGAGCTTAGTGTCAGACAAACAACTAGATGAATTAAGTCTTCAAGTAGAAAGTCATGATTAG
- the rpmF gene encoding 50S ribosomal protein L32, with the protein MAVPARHTSKAKKNKRRTHYKLTAPSVQFDETTGDFSRSHRVSLKGYYKGRKIAKANEAK; encoded by the coding sequence ATGGCAGTACCTGCACGTCACACGTCAAAAGCTAAAAAGAATAAACGTCGTACACATTATAAATTAACAGCTCCGTCTGTACAATTCGACGAAACTACTGGAGATTTCTCACGTTCTCACCGCGTATCACTTAAAGGATACTACAAAGGACGTAAAATCGCTAAAGCTAACGAAGCTAAATAA
- a CDS encoding helix-turn-helix domain-containing protein, producing MELGKKLSSCRKKAGFSQEDLAEKIYVSRQTISNWENDKSYPDIHSLIALANLFNLSLDQLVEGDIDEMKKLVQSDDLQQFNRDGWAMTIGSLIMALTAYPLIHFLGKVGFVIFIFEWFTVMVFALRIEKFKKENRIQTYKEILAISRGQALDKNESIEERAKYPYQKPMIVIGFTIVFCLIMGLTILLINSLF from the coding sequence ATGGAGTTAGGAAAAAAATTGAGTTCGTGCAGAAAAAAGGCAGGATTCTCGCAAGAAGACTTAGCAGAAAAAATCTATGTTTCACGTCAAACGATTTCAAACTGGGAGAATGACAAATCTTATCCTGATATTCACAGTTTAATTGCTTTGGCCAATCTTTTCAACCTAAGTCTTGATCAGTTAGTAGAAGGAGATATTGATGAAATGAAAAAACTTGTTCAAAGTGACGACTTACAGCAATTTAACCGAGATGGTTGGGCAATGACTATCGGCTCACTGATCATGGCTCTAACAGCTTACCCACTTATCCATTTTTTAGGTAAAGTAGGTTTTGTTATTTTTATTTTTGAATGGTTTACTGTCATGGTCTTTGCCTTACGTATTGAAAAATTTAAAAAAGAAAATAGGATTCAAACTTATAAAGAAATTTTAGCTATTTCTAGAGGACAAGCTTTAGATAAAAATGAAAGCATTGAGGAAAGAGCTAAGTATCCTTATCAAAAACCTATGATTGTCATAGGTTTTACCATTGTTTTTTGTCTAATAATGGGTTTGACAATCTTATTAATAAATAGTCTTTTCTAA
- a CDS encoding DUF4097 family beta strand repeat-containing protein, translated as MKNFKKISFITALCLLLSGLTLAGFGYVRGGWSDLSSYTNPSKSNHYKTKKVANFDHLLLNCNVSDVIIKTGNQEKASITYYVDKKYPIKIEQTGKTLSISEKSKIFQNKPSINFLTLRNLTNIEKNSYFGIKTNYSIQITLPKGHKLSSLKGNLKIGELEIENSQIQTIDFLLSSGNFSVSSSKIMNGQVTLHTGDMTFTDSHISNSKINVNAGNIEFGTSSIANSQLTLKAGDFTATNVSFSNKNSLRLDMGNADIHLKNHDLALKTNKSLGNSEITSDLKGNSKNQLDITNKLGDITVE; from the coding sequence ATGAAAAATTTTAAAAAAATAAGCTTTATTACAGCACTTTGTTTATTGCTTTCAGGACTTACCTTGGCAGGGTTTGGCTATGTTAGAGGGGGTTGGTCAGATTTATCAAGTTACACCAATCCATCAAAGAGTAATCATTATAAAACTAAGAAAGTAGCAAATTTTGATCACCTTTTACTTAACTGCAATGTTTCAGATGTTATCATAAAGACTGGAAATCAAGAGAAAGCCAGTATTACTTATTATGTCGATAAAAAATACCCCATCAAGATTGAGCAGACTGGGAAGACCTTATCCATAAGTGAAAAATCTAAAATTTTTCAAAATAAACCAAGCATCAACTTTTTAACTTTGCGAAATCTCACTAATATCGAAAAAAATAGTTATTTTGGCATAAAAACTAACTATTCTATCCAAATTACCCTTCCTAAAGGTCATAAGCTCAGCAGTCTCAAAGGAAATTTAAAAATTGGAGAATTAGAGATAGAAAATAGTCAGATTCAAACGATTGACTTCCTACTATCATCCGGAAATTTTTCAGTTAGTTCTTCTAAGATAATGAATGGACAAGTAACCCTACATACAGGTGATATGACATTTACGGATAGCCATATTAGTAACAGTAAGATAAATGTTAATGCCGGAAATATAGAATTTGGAACTTCAAGTATTGCAAATTCACAGTTAACATTGAAGGCTGGTGACTTTACCGCTACTAATGTTAGCTTTAGCAATAAAAACAGTTTAAGATTAGATATGGGTAACGCTGACATCCACTTAAAAAATCATGATTTAGCACTTAAAACCAATAAAAGTTTAGGTAATTCCGAAATAACATCTGACTTAAAAGGTAACTCTAAAAATCAACTGGACATTACTAATAAACTTGGCGATATTACAGTAGAATAG
- a CDS encoding DUF1700 domain-containing protein, which translates to MTRTEYLTELQNQLRKLPEDDYLEAMDYFTEYFDEAGPENEDKVITDLGSPKEAAREIIGRLLENKIESEDKRPKHYAKIIWLTILSILAAPTAIPIFLAIVSLVLAIIVVITVVIFSLIILGISFFANGCYVLFDSFSYLSSSINSTILSFGIGLMMIGGSLLAIMLGFEVCAALIRGGALLIQKMIKRGRTV; encoded by the coding sequence ATGACAAGAACTGAGTATTTAACAGAGTTACAAAATCAGCTCCGAAAATTGCCAGAAGACGATTATCTAGAAGCAATGGATTACTTTACCGAATACTTTGACGAAGCTGGTCCTGAAAACGAAGATAAAGTAATCACTGACCTTGGCAGTCCTAAAGAAGCAGCCCGCGAAATTATAGGCCGCTTACTTGAAAACAAAATTGAAAGTGAAGATAAGAGACCAAAACACTACGCTAAAATTATTTGGTTGACAATTTTATCAATCCTAGCAGCACCGACTGCCATACCAATCTTTCTAGCTATCGTATCCCTAGTATTAGCTATAATAGTAGTCATCACAGTAGTTATCTTTTCATTAATTATTCTAGGTATCTCATTTTTCGCAAATGGTTGTTACGTGCTATTTGACAGTTTCAGCTACTTATCAAGTTCTATCAATTCAACAATCCTTAGTTTCGGTATAGGTTTAATGATGATTGGAGGCTCTCTATTAGCTATAATGCTTGGATTTGAAGTTTGTGCTGCCCTTATACGTGGTGGGGCACTCCTCATTCAGAAAATGATTAAGAGAGGTCGAACAGTATGA